The following coding sequences lie in one Fusarium poae strain DAOMC 252244 chromosome 1, whole genome shotgun sequence genomic window:
- the GND1 gene encoding phosphogluconate dehydrogenase (decarboxylating) gnd1 (BUSCO:15656at5125), producing the protein MSGPVARLAHLNLGAPQQQQHTSSTSPSSSDATKNATNANSLPSADLGLIGLAVMGQNLILNMADNGFTICAFNRTVSKVDRFLENEAKGKSIVGAHSVEEFVSKLKSPRRVMLLVQAGQAVDDWIEKILPLLDAGDIIIDGGNSHFPDSNRRTKYLAEKNIRFVGSGVSGGEEGARYGPSIMPGGNEEAWPHIKDIFQSISAKSDGDACCEWVGDEGAGHYVKMVHNGIEYGDMQLICEAYDIMKRGLGLSSKEIGDVFAEWNKGVLDSFLIEITRDIMYFNDDDDTALVEKILDKAGQKGTGKWTAVNALDLGMPVTLIAESVLSRCLSAIKDERAAASSKLEFVSRTTKFEGDKKQFIDDLEQALYASKIISYAQGFMLMQEAAREYGWKLNKPSIALMWRGGCIIRSVFLKDITHAYRSQPDLQNLLFDDFFNKAIHKAQPGWRDVIAKAALLGIPTPAFSTALSWFDGYRTKDLPANLLQAQRDYFGAHTFRIKPEHASEKYPNGQDIHVNWTGRGGNVSASTYQA; encoded by the exons ATGTCTGGCCCTGT AGCTCGTCTCGCTCACCTCAACCTGGGCGcccctcaacaacaacaacacacTTCTTCCACCTCACCCTCAAGTTCTGATGCGACCAAAAATGCGACGAATGCTAACAGTTTGCCAAGCGCGGATCTGGGTCTTATCGGCCTTGCTGTCAT GGGACAGAATCTTATTCTGAACATGGCTGACAACGGCTTCACCATCTGCGCCTTCAACCGAACCGTCTCCAAGGTCGACCGATTCCTCGAGAACGAGGCCAAGGGCAAGTCCATTGTTGGTGCCCACAGCGTTGAGGAGTTCGTCAGCAAGCTCAAGTCTCCTCGCCGTGTCATGCTCCTGGTCCAGGCTGGCCAGGCTGTCGATGACTGGATCGAGAAGATCCTGCCTCTTCTTGATGCCGgcgacatcatcatcgacgGTGGTAACTCTCACTTCCCCGACTCCAACCGCCGCACCAAGTACCtcgccgagaagaacatccGCTTCGTCGGCTCTGGCGTCTCTGGTGGTGAGGAGGGTGCCCGATACGGTCCTTCCATCATGCCCGGTGGTAACGAGGAGGCATGGCCCCACATCAAGGATATCTTCCAAAGCATCTCTGCTAAGAGTGATGGCGATGCTTGCTGTGAGTGGGTTGGCGACGAGGGTGCTGGTCACTACGTCAAGATGGTCCACAACGGTATTGAGTACGGTGACATGCAGCTCATCTGCGAG GCTTACGACATCATGAAGCGTGGTCTCGGCCTCTCCAGCAAGGAGATCGGCGACGTCTTCGCCGAGTGGAACAAGGGTGTTTTGGACTCTTTCTTGATCGAGATCACCCGTGACATCATGTACTTtaacgacgacgatgacacTGCTCTCGTCGAGAAGATTCTCGACAAGGCCGGCCAGAAGGGTACTGGCAAGTGGACCGCTGTCAACGCTCTCGACCTCGGCATGCCCGTCACTCTGATCGCCGAGTCTGTCCTTTCCCGATGCCTGTCCGCCATCAAGGACGAGCGTGCCGCCGCCTCCTCTAAGCTTGAGTTCGTCAGCCGAACCACCAAGTTCGAGGGTGACAAGAAGCAGTTCATCGACGACCTCGAGCAGGCTCTCTACGCCTCCAAGATCATCTCCTACGCCCAGGGTTTCATGCTCATGCAGGAGGCTGCCCGCGAGTACGGCTGGAAGCTCAACAAGCCTTCCATCGCCCTTATGTGGCGAGGTGGCTGCATCATCCGATCTGTCTTCCTCAAGGACATCACCCACGCCTACCGCAGCCAGCCTGACCTCCAGAACCTCCTGTTCGACGACTTCTTCAACAAGGCCATCCACAAGGCTCAGCCCGGTTGGAGAGACGTTATTGCCAAGGCCGCCCTCCTTGGTATCCCTACTCCCGCCTTCTCTACCGCTCTGTCTTGGTTCGACGGTTACCGTACCAAGGACCTCCCCGCCAACCTTCTCCAGGCTCAGCGTGACTACTTCGGTGCCCACACTTTCCGCATCAAGCCCGAGCACGCTAGCGAGAAGTACCCCAACGGCCAGGACATTCACGTCAACTGGACTGGTCGTGGTGGTAACGTCTCCGCCTCCACTTACCAGGCTTAA